ATGGGGTGAAGCGTAGCCCGCGGTTGCTGCTCGGCGTCGGTACCACTGCGCTGCTCCTGGCCGCCGGCGCCGCAGGCTTCGCGTGGTCGGGGTTCGGCGTCATGATCCTCGCCAAGTTTCACGAGCCCGGTGCCCCTGTCTCGGCCACGGCGGATGACGCATCCGCACCCCAGCCGTCGCCGGCCTCCCTGCGCCAGGACGAGCTACCGCTTCAAGCGGAGGAGACCACGACCCGAGACGTCCCGAGCCATCCCACAGCCATCGGGTCTCGCCTCGTGCGACCCGCGGAACCCAGCTTCGCTGGGTGCCCCGGGTGCCCGCTGCCTCACGGCATGGCCGACGTCCCTCGGCTCGAAAATCCACTCGGGTCTCGCCTCGTGACGGGCCTGCCTCACGGCATGGCCGACGTCCCTCGGCTCGAAGTTCAACAGCCGCGCCCGGCGCTCGCTCAGGGCGCGCCCGCCCTGGCCGAGATCTACGGATCGATGCGCCCGCAGGAGGCGGCGAGCATTCTCTCCCGGGTCGAGCCAAAGGTCGCCGCACAGATTCTGACAGAGATGGCGCCCCGAAAGGCCGCCCGTGTGCTCGGGGCCATCGATCCTGCACAGGCCGCAACCCTGACGAGCGAGATCGTGAGAGGCCCGGTGGAAATTCGAGCCGAGGGGCTCCCGACGAGCCCCGGGCACGGCAGTTCGAGCCGAGGCGCTTCGGCGCCGGCAGCTTCATCGCCGGCGCCAGCGACGAGGCGAGGCCCGAGCAAATCAGACGGAGGCGAGGCCCAAAAGGAGCCTACCCCGTGATCCCAACTCGCGTAGACCTCATGTCGCTGATGGACCCAGGACAGTTGAGCGACCCGAGCCCGAGTGCGGTTGAGCCGTCCAGAGATGGCACTTCCGAGGGGTTGCCCGACCCACACGACTTCGCGTCCTTGCTCCTCGCCGTTCCAACGCCGGTCGAACCCGCGGCGCTTGCGACTCCGATGCCGGGCGGAGGAAGCCCCGGCGCCGAAGCCGGGTCGCAGGATCGCTCCCGGCCGCTGACGTCGGGCGTCTACCCTCCGGCACCTCAGACCAGCATGGAGGGTGCGGCTGCAGGGTGGAGTCCGCCGCGCTCCCCGGTCGGTCGGGCTCCTGCCATCGCGAGCCCAGACGGCGTCGCGGTCACCCAGGTCCTCACCGCCTTAGCCGCTGGCGACCGGGACGCGATTGAAACCCCTCCGACACTCGGCACGCCAGCCGCTGCCGCGGCGTCTTCGACGGGCAGATCGGTCGCGCCGGTGATCGACCCGGCACTTCCGGTCGACCGGTCCCCCCGTAGCTCGGACGCTCCGGCAGCCATCGCCGGCGCCCCGCTCCCCGCTTCGACCGATCGCGGGCTCCCCGGAGGTACGCCGCCAGCGTCCCCTGATGCCGGCCAGCACGCCATGAATACCCCTCCGACACTCGGCACGCCAGCCGCTGCCGCGGCGTCTTCGACGGGCAGATCGGTCGCGCCGGTGATCGACCCGGCACTTCCGCTCGACCGGTCCCCGCGAAGCTCGGAGGCCCCGGCGGCGGTCGCCGCCGACCCTCTCCCCGCTTGGACCGGTCGCGGAGTGCTCGGAGGCACGCCGCCCGCGTCCCCCGGCGCTGGCGAGCACGGCTCGCCGACCCCGGGTGCCGAGGCCCAAGCTCAGCGCGGCGCTCCGATCGGAGACGCCGTCTCCCGGGATCCCTCAGGCGGGTCAGCACCTGACGGCCATGCCCATTCGGGCTCTCCGATCGTGCCTCAGACTCTGATCGAAGGACGTTCGCCAGCTCAGCGTCGGCCCTCCGAACCGCCGCAGGCGATCGTGGCAGAACGGCAGGACAGAGCCCAGGAGGCGCCGGTCCAGCGGATCGCAGCGCCCGTCATCGGTTTCCCCCAAGCGGGATCGCAACGGGTCATCCCGACCCAGGCGACTCGGCTCCCGACCGAGGAGCCTGCGCCTCGCCTCCCAACGGAGCTGGGTCTGGACTCCGTCGATGAGCGTGCCGTCCTGAGCGGCGGTACGCGCGAGATCCAGGTCACCGTCGAGGCCCCGCTCCGCGCCGGACTCCCCGACGAGGCCCACCCGCTTCAGACTCCGGTGCCGACCGCTGCCGACGCGCCCGCGCTTCCCGTGGATCAGATTGTCCGGGCCGCACGGATCCTCCGGCAGGACGGGCGCACCGAGATGCGCGTCCACCTGGAGCCGCCCACGCTCGGCTGGGTGCGCGTGCGCGTGACGGCGAGCCGCGATGCGCTCGCCCTGAACATTGATGCCGAGCGGCCCGAGACCCAGACCCTCCTCAGCCAGGCGCTCCCGGAGCTTCAAGCGGCCCTGGCGAGTCGCGGGCTCGAGGTCGCCTCGCTGACTGTCCGCGTCGATCTCGATGTCGCCAGACCCCGGAGCGATCCGGATCGCTCTGCGGAGCGCCCCAGGCGCGCGGAGCCCCGCGATCGCCTCGGGCCGCGCTCCCGCATGACCAGCGCGGGCCCCGCGCCCCGCGTGGATCTCACCATCTAGGAGGAGGCCCCGTGACCAAGGGCGTACTTTCCGACTTCAGCTCGACGGAACTGACGGTCCTCTCCGAGCGCGCACCCACGCCTTCGGCGCACCCGGGCCTTCGGCCCGGGTACCCGCCCGGCCCGCGCAAGTGGGGGGAGGAATCGGAAGGGGGGCGTGCCCCCCTCCGAGGAATCTAGGAGGAAAACATGGCCTTGCCACTGCTCCCGATCCTGGGCGCCGTGCTCCCACCGCTGATCAACATGGTGCGGGGCGCGGCCAAAACGCGACAGGACCGCCTCGAGAAGGAGGACTTCCTGAGGCTCCTGGTCGCCCAGCTTCGAAACCAGAACCCGCTGAACCCGCTCTCGAACGACCAGTTCGTCAACCAGTCGACCGCGTTCTCCAGCCTGGAGTCGCTCCGCGCGATTCAGGATTCGCTGGCGGCGTCCGGCGCGGGCAACTCGCTCCTCACCGGGGCCTCCGGCCTGCTGGGGCGGCAAGTGATCGGGCTGAGCGCCACATTCAGCTTCCTGGGGCGGCCCGTGGAGCTCGCGTACGCGCTTCCGGCCGACGCCTCGCAGGTGCTGGTCGAGGTCACCGACGCGAAGGGGGTGGTCGTCAA
This Candidatus Rokuibacteriota bacterium DNA region includes the following protein-coding sequences:
- a CDS encoding flagellar hook-length control protein FliK, giving the protein MAERQDRAQEAPVQRIAAPVIGFPQAGSQRVIPTQATRLPTEEPAPRLPTELGLDSVDERAVLSGGTREIQVTVEAPLRAGLPDEAHPLQTPVPTAADAPALPVDQIVRAARILRQDGRTEMRVHLEPPTLGWVRVRVTASRDALALNIDAERPETQTLLSQALPELQAALASRGLEVASLTVRVDLDVARPRSDPDRSAERPRRAEPRDRLGPRSRMTSAGPAPRVDLTI
- a CDS encoding flagellar hook capping protein, encoding MALPLLPILGAVLPPLINMVRGAAKTRQDRLEKEDFLRLLVAQLRNQNPLNPLSNDQFVNQSTAFSSLESLRAIQDSLAASGAGNSLLTGASGLLGRQVIGLSATFSFLGRPVELAYALPADASQVLVEVTDAKGVVVKRLNLGGQSAGPHLVAFDGRGDGSSPLPVGSYRYRVLAAGPGGQLAPVSAITGLVTGVTLQNGIPVVSLGPIQVAVSDLTAIATPN